The Thermomonospora curvata DSM 43183 DNA segment GTGCAACCCGGTGACCGACGATGCGGCCGCCCAGTACCCGCCGCTGCGGGTCACCGAGTCTTACATCACCTGGCTGGAGGAGCAGTGCGACCGGCACAACGCCACGCTGCAGCCGCTGCGCAGCTTCGTCCTGCCGGGCGGGGCGCCGGGCGCCGCGCTGCTGCACGTGGCGCGCACGGTCACCCGCCGGGCCGAGCGCTCGGTGTGGGTGGCGATCGAGCACCACGGCGCGGCGCCCGCGGGGACCATCAACCCGCTGACCGCCCGCTATCTCAACCGCCTGTCGGATCTGCTGTTCATCTTGTGCCGGGTGGCCAACGCCGGCCACGGCGATGTGCTGTGGAAGCCCGGCGGCGAGCGCTGAACCGTCCCCGCAGGTCCCA contains these protein-coding regions:
- a CDS encoding cob(I)yrinic acid a,c-diamide adenosyltransferase; translation: MPKNEETPVVLSRIYTRTGDDGTTALGDMSRTRKSDPRLAAYADVEEANAAIGVALALGDLPEELRAPLVRVQNDLFDVGADLCNPVTDDAAAQYPPLRVTESYITWLEEQCDRHNATLQPLRSFVLPGGAPGAALLHVARTVTRRAERSVWVAIEHHGAAPAGTINPLTARYLNRLSDLLFILCRVANAGHGDVLWKPGGER